CGCATGTGTTTTTTAGCGCCCATGGTGTTCCCAAGAGTTACGTCGAGGAGGCCGGCGATCCTTACCAGAAGGAGATCGAAGCCTGCACGGATTTGATCATGAAGGCGTTAGGCGAGCTGATGGGTCATGAGAATCCTTTCACCCTCGCCTATCAAAGCCGGGTTGGCCCGGTGGAATGGCTCAAGCCTTACACCGAGGAGGCGCTCGAGGAACTTGGCAAAGCCAAGATCAACGACCTGGTTGTGGTGCCGATCAGCTTTGTTAGTGAGCACATCGAAACCCTGGAGGAGATCGATATTGAGTACCGAGAGTTGGCTACTGAAGCTGGCGTGGTGAATTTCCGGCGTGTCCGCGCTCTGGATACCTATCCGCCGTTTATTGAAGGGTTGGCGGATCTCGTTACGACCAGTTTGGAAGGTCCTGAAGTCAGTCTTGACGCTGCAGCAGAGCTGCCCACAAAGGTCAAGCTGTATCCCCAGGAGAAATGGGAATGGGGCTGGAACAACAGCTCTGAAGTTTGGAATGGTCGCCTGGCAATGCTCGGATTCTCCGCGTTCCTGTTCGAGCTGATCAGCGGCCACGGACCGTTGCATGCTCTCGGTCTTCTCTAAGGCTTGCCACAGAGCACTTCCTCCATTGGGCAGGAAGGTCGGTTGAACCTTAATCTTGAAGATCAGTATGTCGTGATGCCGCTGTGACGCTGACCTCCGCTCCCAAGGTCGATGCAGCGTCCGGACATGGGGATGGCTGCCGGATGACCGGTGCCCATGCCCTGATGGATGCGTTGCGTCGCCATGGAGTCGACACAATCTTCGGCTATCCAGGCGGGGCCATCCTCCCCATCTATGACGCTCTTCATGTGGCGGAAAGCGAAGGGTGGCTGCGCCACGTGCTTGTTCGGCATGAGCAGGGTGGAACCCATGCCGCCGATGCCTACGCGCGGGCAACCGGTCGTGTCGGCGTTTGTTTCGGTACCTCAGGACCGGGAGCTACCAACCTCGTCACCGGCATCGCCACGGCGCAGATGGACTCCGTTCCGATGGTGGTGATCACCGGGCAGGTCCCCCGAACGGCGATCGGTACCGACGCCTTTCAAGAAACCGACATCTTCGGAATCACCCTGCCGATCGTGAAGCATTCCTGGGTGGTTCGCGATCCTGCGGATCTTGCTTCGGTGGTCGCTCAGGCCTTTCACATCGCCGCCTCAGGGCGCCCAGGTCCAGTGCTGATCGATATTCCTAAGGATGTCGGACAGGAGGAGTTCGACTACCTGCCCGTCGAGCCGGGGACGGTCATTCCTGCTGGTTTTAGAGCCACACCCCCTCCGGATCTTGCTGCTGTTGCTGACGCACTTGCGTTGATCAAAACGGCCAACCGTCCCTTGTTGTACGTGGGTGGTGGGGCCGTCGCCGCTTCAGCCCACGACAGTCTGAGGGTGCTCGCTGAGCGCTATCAGCTCCCCGTGACCACAACACTCATGGGCAAGGGGGCCTTTGATGAGAATCATCCCCTGGCGCTGGGCATGCTCGGCATGCACGGCACCGCTTACGCCAATTTCGCCGTCACCGATTGTGACCTGCTGATCGCGGTGGGAGCGCGTTTCGATGACCGCGTGACCGGCAAACTCGACACCTTCGCCCCCCGGGCACGGGTGATCCACTTTGAGATCGACCCTGCTGAAATCGGCAAGAACAGGCGAGCGGATGTGGCGGTTCTCGGGGACGTTGGCGCCAGCCTGGCGGCACTCGTTGAACTCAGCCTGCAACAGAGTCCTGAACTGCGCACCGCAGCCTGGCTGGAAAGGATCAAGGACTGGAAACAGCGCTACCCCTTGACCATTCCCCCTTCTGAAGGACCGATCTACCCCCAAGAGGTGCTTCTGGCGGTCAGAGATCTGGCGTCCGATGCCATCGTCACCACCGACGTAGGACAGCATCAGATGTGGGCTGCCCAGTACCTGCGTAACGGGCCTCGAGGTTGGATCAGCAGCGCTGGGCTGGGAACGATGGGATTTGGCATGCCTGCGGCACTGGGTGCCCAGGTGGCTTGTCCCGATCGGAGAGTCGTGTGCATCGCAGGAGATGCCAGTGTTCTGATGAACATTCAGGAACTTGGGACCCTCGCGCAGTACGACCTGCCGGTGAAGGTGGTGATCGTGAACAATCACTGGCAGGGCATGGTCCGCCAGTGGCAGGAAAGCTTCTATGAGGAGCGGTATTCAGCCTCAGACATGCTGAAAGGAATGCCGGATTTCGAGATGCTGGCGCGCTCCTTTGGCGTTGAGGGAATGAAGATTGTGGACCGTGCCGAGCTCAAGTCGGGACTGGCTGCAGCCCTTGCCTCGCCTCACCCCACCCTTGTGGATGTGCATGTCCGACGTGGAGAAAACTGTTATCCGATGGTGCCACCGGGTTGCAGCAATGCTCAGATGGTGGGTCTTCCTTCGCACCCTGAACTGGCCATGGATCCCAAACGCAACTGCCCGGCCTGCGGTGCCGTCACCTCCAGTGATCACCGCTTTTGCCCTTCTTGTGGCAGCGCTCTGTGATGGGGCGTCAAGTTTTGGGGGTTGCACTGGCGCTGATGCTGCTTGTGGTTCAACCCTTGCTGACCCAGGCTGCTGAGGTCCTTCAGGTTCGAGAAGCCACACTGCTTCAGGTTGGTGATCGCAACCGCAACTACAGCGTTCGTCTGGCCTGTATTGAGGTGTTGCCGGAGGACCAGCAACAGGCCGTCGATTGGTTGCGCCAGACCCTTCCCCGTCGCCGTCGCGTCAATCTTCGTCCGGAGGGAAGCGCCGATGGTCTCCTCCTTGCGCGCGTGACGCCGATCGGTGCTGACCAGGATCTGGGTGCTGCTCTGGTGAATGAGGGTCTGGCCCATACAACCTGTCCCCCCGCTTGAGATGGCACAAAACCGAATCGCCTCAGGCATCGTGATGGTCCCGTGCTTCCTGCTCGGCTCTGCATTCTTCAGTACGGCGATCTGGGGTGACGCCGCCTCCGGCAATCGACCGCTTGCGGTGGGTATGGGAGCTCTGCTGGTTCTGGCAGGTGGTCTCGCTCTGCTGATTCAGGGGGATCCTCCAGAGACGCAGCAGGATCCTGTGACAAAACCCGACGACCCAGGCTGAAATCTCTAGCTTCAGATCCTGGGGGCGTTTGGCCATGACCCATTCTTCTGAAGCACCTTCAAAGGTCCCTGCATCGGATGAACCTCTTGCGGTGTCTCGACTTAAGGAGGGTATGGCTGGTCAGTCTCGTGTCCTCCGCTCTCTGCAATCCGGATTTGTTCTGCTTGCCACGCTGATCGGTTGCCAGTCTCTGTCTGCCAGTGCCTCGTCGCGATCCACCGTGGTTGCCATTGCCCACGGTGACGGGGCCGGCGTGAGTGCTGAATTCATGGGCGGGTTTGCTCTTGGTCTGGATCAGGTCAGAGCTTGTGGCGTTGAACCTGCCTCTGTGGACTGGTTGTCCATTGCTCCAGGAGATGACCCATCGGCTCTTCTTGGTCAGCAGGTGTCTGTTTTGGTGGCTCCTTTTTCTGCTGATCTGGCCATCTATTCCCAGCTCGCCAGCCAGCGCAAACTTGGGGTTCTCCTCCCCTATCAGCGTGGAGAATCCCTCGAGAGCCTCGCTGAACTCGATCCTGAAGGACGTCTCCATCCGGTTGTTCCGCCTTATCAGCAGGATCTGAATCAACTGGCCGATGACCTTCTCGACCAAGGCATTCGACGGGTGATGCTGGTGGCCGATCCAACGGATCGGAGTGCCGATCAAGCTGAGCATTTTGTTTCCGCCTTTCAGGGGAAAGGCGGAATCGTGGACTCTTACGAACCATCCCTGGTACAGACGGTGAACCCAGGTGATACAGCTGCTCTGGAACAGTTGGTCAACGATGTGGCCTGGAAGGGACCTCAGGCCATCGTTTTGGCCGCAGCCCATGACAGTGCCTTGGCCGAGCAACTTGATCAGGCTCAGTCTTCAGGCCGTTTCGGACAAACACCCGAGGCCCTGCTTCGGGTCTGGTTGCTGCCCCATCACCGCGTTCAGGATCTTTCCGAACGGTCTTGGCCGCAGTTGATTCTCGATCAGCCGGCCCATGGTCCTGGTTGGGTTGACTTCGCTTCCATCTATCGCCGTTCACGTGGAGAGCAGCCCACACTGCTGGCGGCGTCTGGATTTGATACGGCTCGGTTGATGGCCCTGTCCTCTCTGACACCCCCACCGGTCTCGACGGAGGGAACGAGGGATCCACTGGGTTGGCTGGACCCCGATCAAGAGCCGAAACCCCTTTGCCAAGCCATTGAGGATCGTCTAAGCGGAAAACCTGTGCGTCTGATCGGCGCAGCGAGCGATCTGATGCAGCGTCCGGGCCAACCACCTTCTGGGCAGGCCACGACCCGTCGGATCCCCGGTCGGTAGGTTTTCAAGGGGGACGACCCGGGAGAGCGGACTTGTGCTGAGGCTGAGCGAGCTTCGTTTGGAGCTTGATCACACGGAGGAGGATCTGGAACGGGCCGTTCTTCGCTGCCTGAAAATTCCACGGGATCGCCTGCTCGAGCGCCATCTGGTGAAACGCAGCATCGATGCGCGTCGACGCGATCGGATTCGCCTGATCTACAGCGTGGACGTGCAGGTGCGTGGAGAGGATGCTCTGCTGCGTCGGTGTGCCCAGGACCGTCGGGTTCGTCGCAGTCCCGATGAGCGCTATCACTACGTCACTCAGGCTCCACCTTCCCAAGAAACCAGTGGGCAGCATCGACCTGTAGTGATCGGAGCTGGCCCATGCGGCTATTTCGCGGCCCTTCTGCTGGCTCAGATGGGCTTTCGGCCTCTGCTGCTGGAGCGGGGGCAGCCAGTGAAGCAGCGCAGTGCCGATACATTCGGATTCTGGCGAAGGACCTCGGCGTTCCAGCCGGAATCCAACGCGCAGTTCGGCGAAGGAGGGGCTGGAACTTTCTCCGACGGAAAGCTTTACAGCCAGGTGAGTGATCCTGCCCATTACGGCAGGAAGGTGCTGGAGGAACTCGTCGCCTGTGGTGCCAACCGTGAGATCCTCACGCTGCACCGACCCCATGTCGGTACTTTCAAGCTCGCCACAGTGGTGAGGGGATTGCGAGCGCGGATCGAAGCCCTGGGTGGTGAAGTGCGCTTCGGAAGCAGGGTGGATGCACTGGAGATCGAACCAGGATCACCCTCGGCAGAGAAACCGTTGAAGCTCTCCGGTGTGAGACTGTCTGATGGCACGCATCTGGCATGCGACCAATTGGTATTGGCGCCGGGACATTCGGCCAGAGACACCTTCGAGATGCTGGAGGGGGTTGGTGTTGCATTGGAACGCAAACCCTTTGCCATCGGCGTACGCATCGAACACCCTCAGGCACTGATCGATCGTGCTCGCTGGGGTGATTGTGCTGGTCATCCCCTGCTCGGTGCCGCCGAGTACAAGCTGGTGCATCACGCCGGTAACGGCCGCTGCGTCTACAGCTTCTGCATGTGCCCCGGCGGATTTGTGGTGGGAGCAACCTCTGAGCCAGGCCGTGTTGTGACGAACGGCATGAGCCAACATTCCCGCAATGAGCGCAACGCCAACAGTGGGCTCGTCATCCCGGTCTCGGATGATGACCTGGCTCCCCATGAACGTTTCCATGGGGATCCTCTGGCAGGCATGGCATTTCAACGCGCGCTTGAAGGTCGGGCCTTCGAGCTGGGAGGAGGTGATTACAGCGCCCCCATCCAGCGTTTGCAGGATCTGCTCGAGGGCCGTGCATCAACGGGAGTGGGCTCTGTTGCACCGTCGTACCAGCCAGGTGTGCGTCCTGCCGACCTCGCTGACCTGCTGCCAGCGTCGATGATTGCTGCGCTTAGGGAGGCCCTGCCGGCCTTTGCGAAGCAACTCCCTGGATACGACCACCCCGATGCGGTGCTCACGGCTATCGAAACGCGAACATCGTCTCCACTGCGCATTCCGCGCGATCAAGCGTTGGAGTCGATCAACGTTCAGGGTTTGACTCCCGCCGGTGAAGGGGCTGGGTTCGCAGGGGGGATCCTGTCAGCTGCCATTGACGGAATTCGGGCGGCTGAAGCTGTGGCCTTGCGCCTCTCGGAGCGACCCTCGGAATGATGGTGCCGGAATCAGGCCGCGGCTTGAGCGACGATGCCACTCCACTGCACCGCCTTCACCTGATCCCGTCGCCAGGAGTGAAACAGGTCGGGTTCGCTGACTGTGCAGAGCGGGCACAGGCTGATCTTGTCAGCTTGTAGGCCGCAGTCCACCAGTTGGGAGAAGGCGGCCTTGCGGATATCGAGGCGACAGCGACCGTCCTCGGGATCCTCACGAATGATTCCGCTCTGTTCCAGGACCTGGAAGGATGCCTGCCGACTCCCTAACGAGGCTCCAATCTTCTCAGCCACAGTCTCTTCAACCTGATAAAGCTCTCCGCTTACGGCAGGGCCCATCGCAACCAGGAGGCGATCCCTTCGGGCACCCAGGGCTTCCAGTTGAGAGACCGCTCCCGGAAGAATCCGGCTGGCCACCCCTCGCCACCCGGCGTGACAGGCCGAGACGTGACCGCTGTCCGGATCGGCAATCAGTACAGGCGTGCAGTCAGCACCGCAGACCCAGAGACTTTGCCCGCCTTGATCGCTCACCAGCCCATCGGCCTCAGGCCAGGGGGATTCAGTTGCTTTCGATGCTGGCAGAACGACGTTGCCATGCACTTGCTGAGGACGATGCACACTGGCGCCTGCCGAGAGGTAACCGGCGAGCTCGTCAGGTCCCCGGCCTTGCCAGCGACGGGTGAAAAAACCATGCTCAAACCCCGCTGCGTGCAGGAGGTCAGAGGTGAGGTAGTACCCCCCATAACAGCCGACCCAGGTCCACTGCTCGAGAGCATTGAAGCAGCGGTCGTTGCTTTGGGTTGGATCCACGCTTAGGCCTCGGGTTGATCCCTGAGCATCCAGAACCCGTCAAACCGCTGGCTGTCGGGAGTGGTCTGCACGGAGATGAACTGCAGGCCGCGGGACCTGCTGACGGAGTCCATCAGGGCATCACGGCACTGATCGGCCTCACCTTGGCCTAGATCGCTAACAAGCCAACTGTCATCCTGCCCGGCGTCAAGGATCAGTTGCTGGGCGTTCACGCGCAGCCGGACGGGCTCCAAGCCTCCCACCCAGCCGGCCAGAGCAAGGGCGCGGGTTTGGCTGAAGAGGCGCAAGCCTGGGACCGGCAGCTCAGGATCCATCGCCTCTGGAATCGGTAGAAGACCGTTGAATCCCATGGGCCATTCGCCGGCTTCACGCAGACTTCCCAGCGGCAGGGCTGCCCAACCCCAGGCGTCTCCCCGGACGGCCTCAGGCAAGGGCAATGGAGGCGTGGCGATCGGAGCGGGAGGTGGAGCGAGCGGGCCAGCCATGAATCCCTCATCGAGGGGATAGAGATCCCGTTCCCGTTCCTCCAACCAGTCGAGGAGTGCGTAGGTTCTTCGGCTTGGAATCATTTCCAGGCCGAGCTCGCTGGCAGCGCGTTGCACCATCGTGCGCATCGCGCTGCGCCATGTGCGCAAACGTCTTGGCGGCATCCACCCTTGTTCGTTGGCGGTGCCCAAGGCTTCGCGCAGAGCTGCAGCCAACCAGGTGGAGTTCACATCACCAGCTGGACAGCGTTTTTCAAACCGAAAACAGTCCGGAGCTGAAGGGGTGGGAGTGCTTGTGACCAGGAGTTCCCATCGCTTTTTGCCATCGGCTTCAAGAATGGGTCTCGAGTAGAAGTCGAGTTCCCAGTCAGCCTGTTTCGGCGCCGAGGATCGTTCTCCGTTATTACCGACTGTCTGTGGAGGGGTGATCATCCAGCTGACTGTTCCTGCTGCCTGAGGACGTTACGAGCCCTGTTGGCACGTTCGGCAGCTTCGGCCATCACGGTGTCGCGATTGATCAAAAGCTCTCCGGGCTGCCCTTCCAGCATGGCGGTGTTGAGGGCAATCCGTCCCCGTCCAGGGTCGAGCTCGGTGATGAGCGCTTTGACGCTGTCGCCTTGGTCGAAGACCTCCCGAAGTGATCGCAGGCTGCCGCCGGTGATCATCGACTGGTGGAGAAGTCCGCTGATGCCTCCGAGATCGATGAACAGTCCGTAGGGCTTAACAGCAGCCACATGGCCCTCCACCAGCTGGCCGACTTCCAGTTCGGCGAAACGGGCCGCCGTTGCGGCTTTTTTCTCCGAGAGCACAAGCTTTCGGGTTTCGGAATTGACCTCAAGGAAGGCAACACCAAGAGTCTTGCCAACGAGAGCTTCGTGGTTCTCGCCCTCTTGGAGCTGAGATCGGGGAATGAAGCCACGCAGGCCCTCGAGATCACAGGTGACGCCTCCGCGGTTGAAGCCACTCACCTTCACCTGCACCACCTTGCCCTCCTTCTCAAGCTGCTTCACCTTGTCCCAGCTTTTACGCAGTGCCAGGGCTCTGCAGCTGATGGTGACCATGCCGTCGGCATTTTGTTCCCGTGTCACCAGGACTTCGATCTCTAAGCCTTTGGGAAAACGCTCCTTGAGGTTCGTGATCACGCCAAGGCCGCACTCACTTTTGGGCATGAAGCCAGGTGCTTTGCCGCCGATGTCGACATACACGCCATCGCTTTCCATCCCGATCACCGTTCCCGTAACCACATCGCCCGTGGTGCCGACGGGCTCGTTCTCGTCAAGGGCAGCCAGGAAGGCATCCTCATCAAAATCGAA
The sequence above is a segment of the Synechococcus sp. PROS-7-1 genome. Coding sequences within it:
- the hemH gene encoding ferrochelatase, producing MSRVGVVLLNLGGPERIQDVGPFLFNLFADPEIIRLPIPALQKPLAWLISTLRSGKSQEAYRSIGGGSPLRRITEQQARELQSVLRQRGIDATSYVAMRYWHPFTESAVADIKADGMDEVVVLPLYPHFSISTSGSSFRELQRLRQGDAAFEKLPIRCIRSWFDHPGYVRAMAELIAEDVRQSDDPTKAHVFFSAHGVPKSYVEEAGDPYQKEIEACTDLIMKALGELMGHENPFTLAYQSRVGPVEWLKPYTEEALEELGKAKINDLVVVPISFVSEHIETLEEIDIEYRELATEAGVVNFRRVRALDTYPPFIEGLADLVTTSLEGPEVSLDAAAELPTKVKLYPQEKWEWGWNNSSEVWNGRLAMLGFSAFLFELISGHGPLHALGLL
- the ilvB gene encoding biosynthetic-type acetolactate synthase large subunit; translation: MTLTSAPKVDAASGHGDGCRMTGAHALMDALRRHGVDTIFGYPGGAILPIYDALHVAESEGWLRHVLVRHEQGGTHAADAYARATGRVGVCFGTSGPGATNLVTGIATAQMDSVPMVVITGQVPRTAIGTDAFQETDIFGITLPIVKHSWVVRDPADLASVVAQAFHIAASGRPGPVLIDIPKDVGQEEFDYLPVEPGTVIPAGFRATPPPDLAAVADALALIKTANRPLLYVGGGAVAASAHDSLRVLAERYQLPVTTTLMGKGAFDENHPLALGMLGMHGTAYANFAVTDCDLLIAVGARFDDRVTGKLDTFAPRARVIHFEIDPAEIGKNRRADVAVLGDVGASLAALVELSLQQSPELRTAAWLERIKDWKQRYPLTIPPSEGPIYPQEVLLAVRDLASDAIVTTDVGQHQMWAAQYLRNGPRGWISSAGLGTMGFGMPAALGAQVACPDRRVVCIAGDASVLMNIQELGTLAQYDLPVKVVIVNNHWQGMVRQWQESFYEERYSASDMLKGMPDFEMLARSFGVEGMKIVDRAELKSGLAAALASPHPTLVDVHVRRGENCYPMVPPGCSNAQMVGLPSHPELAMDPKRNCPACGAVTSSDHRFCPSCGSAL
- a CDS encoding nuclease, whose product is MGRQVLGVALALMLLVVQPLLTQAAEVLQVREATLLQVGDRNRNYSVRLACIEVLPEDQQQAVDWLRQTLPRRRRVNLRPEGSADGLLLARVTPIGADQDLGAALVNEGLAHTTCPPA
- a CDS encoding GIVxVP protein, translating into MAQNRIASGIVMVPCFLLGSAFFSTAIWGDAASGNRPLAVGMGALLVLAGGLALLIQGDPPETQQDPVTKPDDPG
- a CDS encoding ABC transporter substrate-binding protein, which gives rise to MTHSSEAPSKVPASDEPLAVSRLKEGMAGQSRVLRSLQSGFVLLATLIGCQSLSASASSRSTVVAIAHGDGAGVSAEFMGGFALGLDQVRACGVEPASVDWLSIAPGDDPSALLGQQVSVLVAPFSADLAIYSQLASQRKLGVLLPYQRGESLESLAELDPEGRLHPVVPPYQQDLNQLADDLLDQGIRRVMLVADPTDRSADQAEHFVSAFQGKGGIVDSYEPSLVQTVNPGDTAALEQLVNDVAWKGPQAIVLAAAHDSALAEQLDQAQSSGRFGQTPEALLRVWLLPHHRVQDLSERSWPQLILDQPAHGPGWVDFASIYRRSRGEQPTLLAASGFDTARLMALSSLTPPPVSTEGTRDPLGWLDPDQEPKPLCQAIEDRLSGKPVRLIGAASDLMQRPGQPPSGQATTRRIPGR
- a CDS encoding NAD(P)/FAD-dependent oxidoreductase, giving the protein MLRLSELRLELDHTEEDLERAVLRCLKIPRDRLLERHLVKRSIDARRRDRIRLIYSVDVQVRGEDALLRRCAQDRRVRRSPDERYHYVTQAPPSQETSGQHRPVVIGAGPCGYFAALLLAQMGFRPLLLERGQPVKQRSADTFGFWRRTSAFQPESNAQFGEGGAGTFSDGKLYSQVSDPAHYGRKVLEELVACGANREILTLHRPHVGTFKLATVVRGLRARIEALGGEVRFGSRVDALEIEPGSPSAEKPLKLSGVRLSDGTHLACDQLVLAPGHSARDTFEMLEGVGVALERKPFAIGVRIEHPQALIDRARWGDCAGHPLLGAAEYKLVHHAGNGRCVYSFCMCPGGFVVGATSEPGRVVTNGMSQHSRNERNANSGLVIPVSDDDLAPHERFHGDPLAGMAFQRALEGRAFELGGGDYSAPIQRLQDLLEGRASTGVGSVAPSYQPGVRPADLADLLPASMIAALREALPAFAKQLPGYDHPDAVLTAIETRTSSPLRIPRDQALESINVQGLTPAGEGAGFAGGILSAAIDGIRAAEAVALRLSERPSE
- the pgeF gene encoding peptidoglycan editing factor PgeF translates to MDPTQSNDRCFNALEQWTWVGCYGGYYLTSDLLHAAGFEHGFFTRRWQGRGPDELAGYLSAGASVHRPQQVHGNVVLPASKATESPWPEADGLVSDQGGQSLWVCGADCTPVLIADPDSGHVSACHAGWRGVASRILPGAVSQLEALGARRDRLLVAMGPAVSGELYQVEETVAEKIGASLGSRQASFQVLEQSGIIREDPEDGRCRLDIRKAAFSQLVDCGLQADKISLCPLCTVSEPDLFHSWRRDQVKAVQWSGIVAQAAA
- a CDS encoding Tab2/Atab2 family RNA-binding protein produces the protein MITPPQTVGNNGERSSAPKQADWELDFYSRPILEADGKKRWELLVTSTPTPSAPDCFRFEKRCPAGDVNSTWLAAALREALGTANEQGWMPPRRLRTWRSAMRTMVQRAASELGLEMIPSRRTYALLDWLEERERDLYPLDEGFMAGPLAPPPAPIATPPLPLPEAVRGDAWGWAALPLGSLREAGEWPMGFNGLLPIPEAMDPELPVPGLRLFSQTRALALAGWVGGLEPVRLRVNAQQLILDAGQDDSWLVSDLGQGEADQCRDALMDSVSRSRGLQFISVQTTPDSQRFDGFWMLRDQPEA
- a CDS encoding S1 RNA-binding domain-containing protein → MAGTERQNSSSEPRKAATPSAQPPKKPLQVMHISKREEQDRLRRDAEEARAAADAAAARAEQLEQAALEAGTSLAPPPQAAAPAAPRAAEPEVRRSPDHDDFGGMTMADLMGGSESRRKPAEMQQASGGLQRSVDDFDFDEDAFLAALDENEPVGTTGDVVTGTVIGMESDGVYVDIGGKAPGFMPKSECGLGVITNLKERFPKGLEIEVLVTREQNADGMVTISCRALALRKSWDKVKQLEKEGKVVQVKVSGFNRGGVTCDLEGLRGFIPRSQLQEGENHEALVGKTLGVAFLEVNSETRKLVLSEKKAATAARFAELEVGQLVEGHVAAVKPYGLFIDLGGISGLLHQSMITGGSLRSLREVFDQGDSVKALITELDPGRGRIALNTAMLEGQPGELLINRDTVMAEAAERANRARNVLRQQEQSAG